From one Rhizobium lentis genomic stretch:
- a CDS encoding MgtC/SapB family protein produces the protein MDLIFADMIPASRIHYPVIFARLLGAIVFGGLIGFEREARDRPAGFRTHILISLAAALFAIISIEAVHMPGFADGEQVRIDPLRVIEAVTAGVAFLAAGMIVFARGRIHGLTTGAGMWLSGATGLAMGFGYWPVAFFTTLAAICVLFAFGKLEQWLGYNSGQRIDGDERK, from the coding sequence ATGGATCTCATCTTCGCCGACATGATACCGGCATCGCGTATCCACTATCCCGTCATCTTTGCCCGCCTGCTCGGCGCCATCGTCTTCGGTGGCCTCATCGGCTTCGAACGCGAGGCGCGCGACCGCCCTGCCGGCTTCCGCACGCATATCCTGATCAGCCTTGCCGCCGCCCTCTTCGCCATCATTTCGATCGAGGCCGTGCACATGCCGGGTTTTGCCGATGGCGAACAGGTCCGCATCGACCCGTTGCGTGTCATCGAAGCAGTGACCGCAGGCGTCGCCTTCCTGGCCGCGGGCATGATCGTCTTTGCCAGAGGCCGGATCCACGGGCTGACGACGGGCGCGGGCATGTGGCTCTCCGGCGCGACCGGCCTCGCGATGGGCTTCGGCTATTGGCCGGTTGCCTTCTTCACGACGCTTGCCGCAATTTGCGTCCTCTTCGCCTTCGGCAAGCTCGAACAGTGGCTCGGCTATAATTCCGGGCAGCGTATCGATGGGGATGAGCGAAAATAG